Proteins encoded in a region of the Methylobacterium radiotolerans JCM 2831 genome:
- a CDS encoding methionyl-tRNA formyltransferase, whose protein sequence is MRIAFIGQQDFGKAVLEAFLERGDEVAAVFCAPEKPGAKPDVLKTAAVEKGLTVFQFPSLKSPEAEAAMRGLNADIGIMAYVLQFAPQSFVSIPTHGTIQYHPSLLPRYRGPSSINWPIARGELQTGLTIFRPTDGLDEGPVILQKSCPIGADATLGDVYFDNLFPMGVAAMLEAADLVVAGQHVEIDQDEDAASYEGWFRAAEAEIHWSSHAEQIYNLIRAANPAPGAWTTHDGKKLQIFDCSLHRIRKLADVVGKPGEVIAVDDQGFSVCAQGGQIEVRKVKAEGGKKVAAAEFAREAGLAVGQVLGR, encoded by the coding sequence ATGCGCATCGCCTTCATCGGTCAACAGGATTTCGGAAAAGCGGTCCTGGAGGCGTTCCTCGAGCGAGGCGATGAGGTTGCCGCGGTGTTCTGCGCGCCCGAGAAGCCCGGCGCCAAGCCGGACGTCCTGAAGACGGCGGCCGTCGAGAAGGGGCTGACGGTCTTCCAGTTTCCCAGCTTGAAGAGCCCCGAGGCCGAGGCCGCGATGCGCGGCCTGAACGCCGATATCGGCATCATGGCCTACGTGCTCCAGTTCGCGCCGCAGAGCTTCGTCAGCATCCCGACGCACGGCACCATCCAGTATCATCCGAGCCTGCTCCCGCGTTACCGCGGCCCGTCGTCGATCAACTGGCCGATCGCCCGAGGCGAGTTGCAGACCGGCCTGACCATCTTCCGGCCTACCGACGGCCTCGACGAGGGCCCGGTGATCCTGCAGAAATCCTGCCCGATCGGCGCCGACGCGACCCTGGGCGACGTCTACTTCGACAACCTGTTCCCGATGGGCGTCGCGGCCATGCTCGAGGCAGCCGATCTCGTCGTGGCCGGCCAGCATGTCGAGATCGATCAGGACGAGGACGCAGCGAGCTACGAGGGCTGGTTCCGCGCCGCCGAGGCGGAGATCCACTGGTCCTCCCACGCCGAGCAGATCTACAACCTGATCCGCGCGGCCAACCCGGCGCCCGGCGCCTGGACCACCCACGACGGCAAGAAGCTGCAGATCTTCGACTGCAGCCTGCATCGCATCCGCAAGCTCGCCGACGTCGTCGGCAAGCCCGGCGAGGTGATCGCCGTCGACGATCAGGGATTCAGCGTCTGCGCCCAGGGCGGCCAGATCGAAGTCCGCAAGGTCAAGGCGGAGGGCGGCAAGAAGGTCGCGGCGGCCGAGTTCGCCCGGGAAGCCGGACTGGCGGTCGGACAGGTTCTGGGGCGCTAG